The Leclercia sp. S52 genome has a segment encoding these proteins:
- the queE gene encoding 7-carboxy-7-deazaguanine synthase QueE, protein MQYPINEMFQTLQGEGYFTGVPAIFIRLQGCPVGCAWCDTKHTWDKLADREVSLFSILAKTKESDKWGAANPEDLLAIIGRQGWTARHVVITGGEPCIHDLLPLTSLLEKNGYSCQIETSGTHEVRCSHTTWVTVSPKVNMRGGYDVLSQALERADEIKHPVGRVRDIEALDELLVTLTDDKQRVIALQPISQKEDATRLCIETCIARNWRLSMQTHKYLNIA, encoded by the coding sequence ATGCAGTACCCGATTAACGAGATGTTCCAGACCCTGCAAGGCGAGGGTTACTTCACCGGCGTTCCCGCTATTTTTATCCGTTTGCAGGGATGCCCGGTTGGCTGTGCCTGGTGCGACACCAAACATACCTGGGATAAGCTTGCGGATCGGGAAGTGTCGCTGTTTAGCATCCTGGCCAAAACCAAAGAGAGCGACAAATGGGGGGCGGCGAATCCGGAAGATCTGCTGGCCATTATTGGCCGTCAGGGCTGGACCGCCCGTCACGTGGTGATCACCGGCGGTGAGCCCTGCATCCATGACCTGCTCCCGCTGACCTCGCTGCTCGAGAAAAACGGCTACAGCTGCCAGATTGAGACCAGCGGCACGCACGAAGTGCGCTGCTCCCACACCACCTGGGTCACCGTGTCGCCAAAAGTGAACATGCGTGGCGGTTACGATGTGTTATCTCAGGCGCTGGAGCGGGCGGACGAGATCAAACATCCGGTCGGGCGCGTACGCGATATTGAAGCGCTGGATGAGCTGCTCGTGACGCTGACCGACGACAAACAGCGGGTGATTGCGCTACAGCCGATCAGCCAGAAAGAGGATGCCACCCGTCTGTGCATCGAAACCTGCATTGCGCGTAACTGGCGTCTGTCGATGCAGACGCACAAGTACCTGAATATCGCCTGA
- a CDS encoding N-acetylmannosamine-6-phosphate 2-epimerase, with translation MKNVLEILKGKLIVSCQALDNEPLHSPFIMSRMALAAAQGGAVAIRANSVVDINAIKQQVSLPVIGIIKRDYPDSEVFITATLREVDELMAIKPEIIALDATARPRPGGQTLAGLMAAIRAQYPSQLLMADIATVEEAKTAEALGFDCVGTTLYGYTADTAGHKLKERECEFLREVVAAVTIPVVAEGNVETPELAARCLELGAYTVVVGGAITRPQQITARFVGAIEAQSTDRA, from the coding sequence ATGAAAAATGTACTGGAAATTCTGAAAGGTAAGCTGATCGTCTCGTGCCAGGCGCTGGATAACGAACCCTTACACAGCCCGTTTATTATGTCACGTATGGCGCTGGCGGCGGCCCAGGGCGGAGCGGTGGCCATCCGCGCCAACAGCGTCGTGGACATCAACGCCATCAAACAGCAGGTTTCGCTGCCGGTGATCGGCATTATTAAGCGCGACTATCCGGACAGCGAGGTGTTTATTACCGCCACGCTGCGGGAGGTGGATGAGCTGATGGCCATAAAACCGGAGATTATCGCCCTTGATGCCACCGCGCGTCCGCGTCCCGGCGGCCAGACGCTCGCCGGGCTGATGGCAGCGATCCGTGCGCAATACCCGTCGCAGCTGCTGATGGCGGATATCGCCACGGTGGAGGAGGCGAAAACCGCCGAGGCGCTGGGTTTTGACTGCGTGGGCACCACGCTTTACGGCTACACGGCCGATACCGCAGGCCATAAGCTGAAAGAGCGGGAGTGTGAATTCTTGCGGGAGGTCGTCGCGGCCGTCACCATTCCGGTGGTGGCCGAAGGCAACGTCGAAACGCCTGAACTGGCTGCCCGCTGCCTTGAGTTAGGCGCATATACGGTGGTGGTCGGCGGGGCGATCACCCGTCCGCAGCAGATTACGGCGCGATTTGTTGGGGCAATCGAGGCACAGAGCACCGATCGGGCATGA
- the mazG gene encoding nucleoside triphosphate pyrophosphohydrolase, translating to MTQIDRLLGIMKRLRDPETGCPWDKEQTFATIAPYTLEETYEVLDAISREDFDDLRGELGDLLFQVVFYAQMAQEEGRFDFNDICAAISDKLERRHPHIFGDATAENSTEVLARWEQIKSAERAEKSQHSALDDIPLSLPALMRAHKIQKRCSTVGFDWTSLGPVLDKVHEEIDEVMHEAQQAVVDQDKVEEEMGDLLFATVNLSRHLGVKAEVALQKANLKFERRFREVERIIAARGLEMTGVDLDAMEEVWQEVKRQESDL from the coding sequence ATGACCCAAATCGACCGCCTGCTCGGCATTATGAAACGTCTGCGCGACCCGGAAACCGGCTGTCCGTGGGATAAAGAGCAGACTTTCGCCACCATCGCTCCCTACACTCTGGAAGAGACCTACGAGGTGCTGGATGCCATCTCCCGGGAAGATTTTGACGATCTGCGCGGTGAGCTGGGCGACCTGCTGTTCCAGGTGGTGTTCTACGCCCAGATGGCTCAGGAAGAGGGGCGCTTCGATTTCAACGATATCTGCGCCGCCATCAGCGATAAGCTGGAACGCCGCCACCCGCACATCTTTGGTGATGCCACCGCTGAAAACAGTACCGAAGTGCTGGCCCGCTGGGAGCAGATCAAAAGCGCGGAGCGGGCTGAAAAATCCCAACATTCGGCGCTGGACGACATCCCGTTAAGCCTGCCGGCGCTGATGCGTGCGCATAAGATCCAGAAACGCTGCTCGACGGTCGGGTTTGACTGGACCTCTTTGGGCCCGGTGCTCGACAAAGTGCATGAAGAGATCGACGAGGTGATGCACGAAGCGCAACAGGCAGTAGTGGATCAGGACAAGGTGGAAGAGGAGATGGGCGACCTGCTATTTGCCACCGTCAACCTTTCACGACATCTGGGGGTCAAAGCCGAAGTGGCGCTGCAAAAAGCCAACCTCAAATTCGAACGCCGCTTCCGGGAAGTGGAGCGGATTATCGCTGCCCGCGGCCTGGAAATGACCGGCGTGGACCTCGATGCGATGGAAGAAGTGTGGCAGGAAGTAAAACGCCAGGAATCTGATCTCTAA
- the relA gene encoding GTP diphosphokinase → MVAVRSAHLNKAGEFDPQKWIASLGIASQQSCERLTETWAYCLRTTKGHPDAELLLWRGVEMVEILSMLSMDIDTLLAAMLFPLADAEVVSEEVLRESVGTSIVSLIHGVRDMAAIRQLKATHTDSVSSEQVDNVRRMLLAMVDDFRCVVIKLAERVAHLREVKDAPEDERVLAAKECTNIYAPLANRLGIGQLKWELEDYCFRYLHPAEYKRIAKLLHERRIDREHYIEEFVGGLRQSMKEEGVKAEVYGRPKHIYSIWRKMQKKHLAFDELFDVRAVRIVAERLQDCYAALGIVHTHFRHMPDEFDDYVANPKPNGYQSIHTVVLGPGGKPVEIQIRTKQMHEESELGVAAHWKYKEGTSGGARSGHEDRIAWLRKLIAWQEEMADSGEMLDEVRSQVFDDRVYVFTPKGDVVDLPAGSTPLDFAYHIHSDVGHRCIGAKIGGRIVPFTYQLQMGDQVDIITQKQPNPSRDWLNPNLGYITTSRGRSKIHAWFRKQDRDKNILAGRQILDDELEHLGIHLKEAEKQLLPRYNFNELDELLAAIGGGDIRLNQMVNFLQAQFNKPSAAEQDAAALKQLQQKTYAPQHRSKEKDNGRVVVEGVGNLMHHIARCCQPIPGDEIVGFITQGRGISIHRADCDQLDDLQSHAPERIVDAVWGESYSAGYSLVVRVSANDRSGLLRDITTILANEKVNVLGVASRSDTRQQLATIDMTIEIYNLQVLGRVLGKLNQVPDVIDARRLHGG, encoded by the coding sequence ATGGTTGCGGTAAGAAGTGCACATCTCAATAAAGCTGGTGAGTTTGACCCACAAAAATGGATCGCAAGTCTGGGGATTGCCAGCCAGCAGTCGTGTGAACGCTTAACCGAAACCTGGGCTTACTGTCTGCGCACCACCAAGGGGCATCCCGATGCCGAGCTGCTGCTGTGGCGCGGCGTGGAGATGGTGGAAATCCTCTCCATGCTCAGCATGGATATCGACACCCTGCTCGCCGCCATGCTGTTCCCGCTGGCCGACGCCGAGGTAGTTTCCGAAGAGGTGCTGCGCGAAAGCGTCGGGACATCGATCGTCTCGCTGATCCACGGCGTGCGCGACATGGCGGCTATCCGCCAGCTGAAAGCCACCCACACCGACTCCGTCTCTTCCGAACAGGTCGATAACGTTCGCCGTATGCTGCTGGCGATGGTGGATGACTTCCGCTGCGTGGTGATTAAGCTTGCCGAACGTGTTGCCCATCTGCGGGAAGTGAAGGACGCGCCGGAAGATGAGCGCGTGCTGGCGGCGAAAGAGTGCACCAATATCTATGCCCCGCTGGCAAACCGTCTGGGCATCGGGCAACTGAAATGGGAGCTGGAAGATTACTGCTTCCGCTACCTGCACCCGGCGGAATACAAACGTATTGCTAAATTGCTGCACGAACGCCGTATCGATCGCGAACACTATATCGAGGAGTTTGTCGGCGGCTTACGTCAGTCGATGAAAGAAGAGGGCGTGAAGGCCGAAGTCTATGGTCGGCCAAAGCATATCTACAGCATCTGGCGCAAAATGCAGAAAAAGCATCTCGCCTTTGATGAGCTGTTTGATGTGCGCGCCGTGCGCATCGTTGCCGAGCGTCTGCAGGACTGCTACGCCGCGCTGGGGATTGTTCACACCCATTTCCGCCACATGCCGGATGAGTTTGACGACTACGTCGCCAACCCGAAACCGAACGGCTACCAGTCGATCCATACCGTGGTGCTGGGGCCGGGCGGTAAACCGGTGGAGATCCAGATCCGCACCAAACAGATGCACGAAGAGTCCGAGCTGGGCGTTGCCGCGCACTGGAAGTACAAAGAGGGCACCTCAGGCGGGGCGCGCTCCGGCCACGAAGATCGTATCGCCTGGCTGCGCAAGCTGATTGCGTGGCAGGAAGAGATGGCCGACTCCGGCGAGATGCTTGACGAGGTGCGCAGCCAGGTCTTTGACGACCGGGTCTACGTCTTTACGCCGAAAGGCGATGTGGTTGATCTGCCGGCAGGCTCAACGCCGCTCGACTTCGCTTACCACATCCACAGCGACGTGGGGCACCGCTGCATCGGCGCCAAGATCGGCGGCCGTATCGTGCCATTCACCTATCAGCTGCAGATGGGCGATCAGGTCGACATCATCACCCAGAAGCAGCCGAACCCGAGCCGCGACTGGCTGAACCCGAACCTGGGCTATATCACCACCAGCCGCGGACGCTCCAAGATCCACGCCTGGTTCCGTAAGCAGGATCGTGACAAAAACATCCTTGCCGGTCGCCAGATCCTCGACGACGAGCTGGAGCATCTGGGCATCCACCTGAAAGAGGCGGAAAAACAGCTGCTGCCGCGCTACAACTTTAACGAGCTGGATGAACTGCTGGCCGCCATCGGCGGTGGGGATATTCGTCTTAACCAGATGGTGAATTTCCTGCAGGCGCAGTTCAATAAACCGAGCGCGGCAGAGCAGGATGCGGCGGCGCTGAAACAGCTGCAGCAGAAGACCTATGCGCCGCAGCACCGCAGCAAAGAAAAAGACAACGGCAGGGTAGTGGTGGAAGGCGTCGGCAATCTGATGCACCACATTGCCCGCTGCTGCCAGCCAATCCCGGGGGACGAGATCGTCGGCTTTATCACCCAGGGGCGCGGGATCTCTATCCACCGCGCGGACTGCGATCAGCTGGACGATTTACAGTCCCACGCGCCGGAACGTATCGTCGATGCGGTGTGGGGCGAGAGCTACTCCGCCGGCTATTCGCTGGTGGTACGGGTCTCGGCCAACGATCGCAGCGGCCTGCTGCGCGATATCACCACCATTCTGGCGAACGAAAAGGTGAACGTGCTGGGCGTTGCCAGCCGCAGCGACACTCGCCAGCAGCTCGCCACTATCGATATGACCATCGAAATCTATAACCTGCAGGTGCTGGGCCGGGTGCTCGGAAAGCTGAACCAGGTTCCGGATGTGATCGACGCCCGCCGTCTGCACGGCGGATAA
- the pyrG gene encoding CTP synthase (glutamine hydrolyzing) has translation MTTNYIFVTGGVVSSLGKGIAAASLAAILEARGLNVTMMKLDPYINVDPGTMSPIQHGEVFVTEDGAETDLDLGHYERFIRTKMTRRNNFTTGRIYSDVLRKERRGDYLGATVQVIPHITNAIKERIVAGGEGHDVVLVEIGGTVGDIESLPFLEAIRQLAVDIGREHALFMHLTLVPYMAAAGEVKTKPTQHSVKELLSIGIQPDILVCRSDRAVPANERAKIALFCNVPEKAVISMKDVDSIYKIPGLLKSQGLDDYICKRFSLNCPEANLSEWEQVIYEEANPAGEVTIGMVGKYIELPDAYKSVIEALKHGGLKNRVTVNIKLIDSQDVETRGVEILKDLDAILIPGGFGYRGVEGKIATARYARENNIPYLGICLGMQVALIEFARNVVGMENANSTEFVPDCKYPVVALITEWRDEEGNVEVRTEKSDLGGTMRLGSQACQLSDDSLVRQMYGAPTITERHRHRYEVNNLLLKQIEAAGLRIAGRSGDDQLVEIIEVPNHPWFVACQFHPEFTSTPRDGHPLFAGFVKAANEFQKRQAK, from the coding sequence ATGACAACGAACTATATTTTTGTGACCGGCGGGGTTGTATCCTCTCTGGGTAAAGGCATTGCCGCAGCCTCCCTCGCAGCCATTCTTGAAGCCCGTGGCCTCAATGTGACCATGATGAAGCTGGATCCGTACATCAACGTCGATCCAGGTACCATGAGCCCGATCCAACACGGGGAAGTGTTCGTTACTGAAGACGGCGCTGAAACCGATCTGGACCTGGGTCACTACGAGCGCTTCATTCGCACCAAAATGACCCGTCGTAACAACTTCACGACTGGCCGCATCTACTCTGACGTTCTGCGTAAAGAGCGCCGTGGTGACTATCTGGGCGCTACCGTTCAGGTCATCCCGCACATCACCAACGCCATTAAAGAGCGCATCGTTGCCGGTGGCGAAGGTCACGACGTGGTGCTGGTCGAGATCGGCGGTACCGTAGGTGATATCGAATCCCTGCCGTTCCTTGAAGCGATTCGCCAGCTGGCGGTAGATATCGGTCGTGAACATGCGCTGTTCATGCACCTGACTCTGGTGCCGTACATGGCTGCCGCAGGTGAAGTGAAAACCAAGCCGACCCAGCACTCTGTGAAAGAGCTGCTCTCCATCGGTATTCAGCCTGACATCCTGGTTTGCCGTTCCGATCGTGCCGTTCCGGCCAACGAACGTGCGAAAATTGCATTGTTCTGTAACGTGCCAGAAAAAGCCGTTATTTCAATGAAAGATGTCGATTCCATTTATAAAATCCCGGGCCTGTTGAAATCACAGGGCCTGGACGATTATATTTGTAAACGATTCAGCTTGAACTGTCCGGAAGCTAACCTGTCTGAATGGGAACAGGTTATTTATGAAGAAGCGAACCCGGCAGGCGAAGTGACTATCGGTATGGTCGGCAAGTACATTGAACTGCCGGATGCCTATAAGTCCGTTATCGAAGCGCTGAAACACGGTGGCCTGAAGAACCGCGTAACCGTCAACATCAAGCTGATTGATTCGCAGGATGTTGAAACCCGCGGTGTAGAAATTCTGAAAGATCTGGATGCTATTCTGATCCCTGGCGGCTTCGGCTACCGCGGCGTTGAAGGCAAGATCGCTACCGCACGCTATGCGCGTGAAAACAATATTCCTTACCTCGGCATTTGCCTGGGTATGCAGGTTGCGCTGATTGAATTTGCCCGCAACGTTGTGGGGATGGAAAACGCGAACTCTACGGAATTTGTGCCAGACTGTAAGTACCCTGTTGTGGCGCTTATTACCGAATGGCGCGACGAAGAAGGTAACGTCGAAGTCCGTACCGAGAAGAGCGATCTGGGTGGCACGATGCGTCTGGGTTCTCAGGCCTGTCAGCTTTCCGACGACAGCCTGGTACGCCAGATGTACGGTGCGCCGACAATCACTGAACGCCATCGTCACCGTTATGAAGTCAACAACCTGCTGTTGAAACAAATTGAAGCTGCGGGCCTGCGTATTGCGGGACGCTCCGGGGATGATCAGTTGGTCGAGATCATCGAAGTGCCGAACCACCCATGGTTCGTCGCCTGTCAGTTCCACCCGGAATTTACTTCTACGCCGCGTGATGGACATCCGCTGTTTGCTGGCTTTGTGAAAGCCGCCAATGAGTTCCAGAAGCGTCAGGCGAAGTAA
- a CDS encoding MurR/RpiR family transcriptional regulator, with product MSENENLLLRLRQGVSGYSPTQQKLGEFVLSDPAKVLYFTITELARESETSEASVTRLCRSLGCKGYTEFKMALALDVQREQAPAVQGDRVDEVVEESVLALRDTARLLDRDMLLQAAQALHQSRSVSIYGVAASAILGDYLHYKLLRLGKPAQLLSDMHRASMSATTLGKEDLVVAISSSGSTRDLLHVVKLARKRGARVLTLSNTPRSPLASISDMQLVAAKPEGPLSAGAMNAKVGVMLLVELLATTLISLDDRYGDASQQTASATLPLLL from the coding sequence ATGTCAGAAAATGAAAATCTGCTGCTGAGGCTGCGACAGGGCGTCTCTGGCTATAGTCCGACCCAGCAAAAACTGGGCGAGTTCGTCTTAAGCGATCCGGCAAAAGTGCTCTACTTCACCATTACCGAACTGGCGCGTGAGAGCGAAACCAGTGAGGCAAGCGTGACCAGGCTGTGCCGTTCGCTGGGTTGCAAGGGCTATACGGAATTTAAGATGGCGCTGGCATTGGACGTTCAGCGTGAACAGGCCCCGGCTGTGCAGGGCGATCGGGTGGATGAGGTCGTGGAGGAGTCCGTGCTGGCGCTGCGGGATACCGCCCGGCTGCTTGACAGGGATATGCTGCTGCAGGCCGCTCAGGCGCTGCACCAGTCGCGGTCGGTCTCTATCTATGGCGTGGCGGCAAGTGCCATTTTGGGCGACTATCTGCACTACAAACTGCTGCGTCTGGGTAAACCTGCGCAGCTGTTAAGCGACATGCACCGCGCCTCGATGAGCGCAACCACGCTGGGTAAAGAGGATCTGGTGGTGGCGATTTCGAGTTCAGGATCCACCCGCGATCTGCTGCACGTGGTGAAACTTGCCCGTAAACGCGGCGCGCGAGTGCTGACGCTCAGCAATACGCCGCGCAGCCCGCTGGCTTCAATCAGCGATATGCAGCTGGTGGCGGCAAAACCTGAAGGCCCGCTCAGCGCCGGCGCGATGAATGCCAAAGTGGGGGTGATGCTTTTGGTGGAGCTGCTTGCCACCACGCTCATCTCGCTGGACGACCGCTACGGCGATGCCAGCCAGCAAACCGCCAGCGCTACCCTGCCCCTGCTGCTCTGA
- the eno gene encoding phosphopyruvate hydratase encodes MSKIVKVIGREIIDSRGNPTVEAEVHLEGGFVGMAAAPSGASTGSREALELRDGDKSRFLGKGVTKAVGAVNGPIAQAILGKDAKDQAGIDKIMIDLDGTENKSNFGANAILAVSLANAKAAAASKGQPLFEHIAELNGTPGKYSMPVPMMNIINGGEHADNNVDIQEFMIQPVGAKSLKEAVRMGSEVFHNLAKVLKAKGMNTAVGDEGGYAPNLGSNAEALAVIAEAVKAAGYELGTDITLAMDCAASEFYKDGKYVLAGEGNKAFTSEEFTHFLEDLTKQYPIVSIEDGLDESDWDGFAYQTKVLGDKIQLVGDDLFVTNTKILKEGIEKGIVNSILIKFNQIGSLTETLAAIKMAKDAGYTAVISHRSGETEDATIADLAVGTAAGQIKTGSMSRSDRVAKYNQLIRIEEALGEKAPYNGRKEIKGQ; translated from the coding sequence ATGTCCAAAATCGTTAAAGTCATCGGTCGTGAAATCATCGACTCCCGTGGTAACCCGACTGTTGAAGCCGAAGTACACCTGGAAGGTGGTTTCGTCGGTATGGCAGCAGCGCCGTCAGGTGCTTCTACTGGTTCCCGCGAAGCGCTGGAACTGCGCGATGGCGACAAATCCCGTTTCCTGGGCAAAGGCGTAACCAAAGCTGTTGGCGCGGTTAACGGTCCAATTGCACAGGCAATCCTTGGCAAAGACGCCAAAGACCAGGCTGGCATCGATAAAATCATGATCGATCTGGACGGTACTGAAAACAAATCTAACTTCGGTGCGAACGCAATCCTGGCTGTTTCCCTGGCGAACGCCAAAGCAGCAGCTGCTTCTAAAGGTCAGCCACTGTTCGAACACATCGCTGAACTGAACGGCACTCCAGGCAAATACTCTATGCCAGTTCCGATGATGAACATCATCAACGGCGGCGAGCACGCAGACAACAACGTTGATATTCAGGAATTCATGATTCAGCCAGTTGGCGCGAAATCCCTGAAAGAAGCGGTACGTATGGGTTCTGAAGTGTTCCACAACCTGGCTAAAGTTCTGAAAGCTAAAGGTATGAACACTGCAGTAGGTGACGAAGGTGGTTATGCACCTAACCTGGGCTCCAACGCCGAAGCACTGGCTGTCATCGCTGAAGCGGTTAAAGCAGCTGGCTACGAGCTGGGCACCGACATCACCCTGGCGATGGACTGTGCAGCATCTGAATTCTACAAAGACGGTAAATACGTTCTGGCTGGCGAAGGTAACAAAGCCTTCACCTCCGAAGAGTTCACTCACTTCCTGGAAGACCTGACCAAACAGTACCCAATCGTCTCTATCGAAGACGGTCTGGACGAATCTGACTGGGATGGTTTCGCATACCAGACCAAAGTACTGGGCGACAAAATCCAGCTGGTTGGTGACGATCTGTTCGTAACCAACACCAAGATCCTGAAAGAAGGTATCGAGAAAGGCATCGTTAACTCCATCCTGATCAAATTCAACCAGATCGGTTCTCTGACCGAAACTCTGGCTGCGATCAAAATGGCGAAAGACGCTGGCTACACTGCCGTTATCTCTCACCGTTCAGGCGAAACTGAAGACGCGACCATCGCTGACCTGGCTGTTGGTACCGCTGCTGGCCAGATCAAAACCGGTTCTATGAGCCGTTCTGACCGTGTTGCTAAGTACAACCAGCTGATTCGTATCGAAGAAGCGCTAGGCGAAAAAGCACCATACAACGGCCGTAAAGAGATCAAAGGTCAGTAA
- a CDS encoding maltose/glucose-specific PTS transporter subunit IIC yields the protein MMQLFSGASSGAWFEKAQRFGKSFMLPIAVLPAAGLLLGIGGALSNPNTLAAYPFLDVGWLQAIFTIMSSAGSIVFANLSVLFAVGVAVGLAKTDKGTAGLAALLAFLVMNATINALLILNGTLAQENPGAVGQGMTLGIQTLETGVFGGVVIGLVTCTLHHRFNKIALPQFLGFFGGSRFVPIISSLAAILAGAIMTVVWPHFQKLIFGLGGLVDATGYLGTFLYGFILRMLGPFGLHHIFYLPFWTTALGGSEIINGQLIEGTQRIFFAQLADPNTQQFYAGTSRFMSGRFITMMFGLLGACLAMYHTAKPENKKRVAGLLLSAALTSFLTGITEPIEFSFLFIAPVLYVIHALFDGLAFMLAHILQITIGQTFSGGFIDFVLFGILQGEAKTHWLYVPLVGVPWFFLYYFTFRFLINRFDFATPGREKEAVAETALPQSERAQAIIEGLGGRDNLDEVDCCATRLRVTVKDGGKVNEAMLKATGARGVILRGNGVQVIYGPHVTIIKNEVEEILS from the coding sequence ATGATGCAACTGTTCAGCGGCGCCTCGTCGGGTGCCTGGTTTGAAAAAGCCCAGCGCTTCGGCAAATCCTTTATGTTACCTATTGCCGTGCTGCCTGCCGCGGGTCTGCTGTTAGGCATTGGCGGCGCGCTGTCGAACCCCAACACGCTCGCGGCCTATCCTTTCCTGGATGTGGGCTGGCTCCAGGCGATATTCACCATCATGAGCAGCGCCGGTTCGATTGTCTTTGCCAATCTGTCGGTGCTCTTTGCCGTGGGGGTTGCCGTGGGGCTGGCGAAAACCGATAAGGGCACGGCGGGCCTGGCGGCGCTGCTGGCGTTCCTGGTGATGAATGCCACGATCAACGCCCTGCTGATCCTGAACGGCACTCTGGCGCAGGAAAATCCCGGTGCGGTGGGGCAGGGGATGACGCTGGGCATTCAGACCCTGGAAACCGGGGTCTTTGGCGGGGTGGTCATCGGGCTGGTAACCTGTACGCTGCACCATCGGTTTAACAAGATTGCCCTGCCGCAGTTTCTCGGTTTCTTTGGCGGGTCACGCTTTGTGCCTATTATCAGCTCGCTGGCGGCGATACTGGCGGGGGCCATCATGACCGTCGTCTGGCCGCACTTTCAGAAGCTGATCTTCGGCCTCGGCGGTCTGGTTGATGCCACGGGCTATCTGGGCACCTTCCTGTACGGCTTTATCCTGCGTATGCTCGGCCCGTTTGGCCTGCACCACATTTTTTATCTGCCCTTCTGGACCACCGCGCTTGGCGGCAGCGAGATCATTAACGGTCAGCTGATTGAAGGCACGCAGCGCATCTTCTTTGCCCAGCTCGCCGACCCGAATACCCAGCAGTTCTATGCCGGTACCTCGCGCTTTATGTCCGGACGCTTTATTACCATGATGTTTGGCCTGCTCGGCGCGTGCCTGGCGATGTATCACACGGCAAAGCCCGAAAATAAAAAGCGGGTGGCGGGGCTGCTGCTTTCGGCGGCGCTGACCTCTTTCCTGACCGGTATCACCGAGCCTATCGAATTCTCCTTCCTGTTTATCGCCCCGGTGCTGTACGTCATCCACGCGCTGTTCGACGGGCTGGCCTTTATGCTCGCCCATATTCTGCAGATCACCATTGGGCAGACCTTCTCGGGCGGTTTTATCGATTTTGTTCTGTTCGGCATTCTGCAGGGCGAAGCCAAAACCCACTGGCTATATGTGCCGCTGGTCGGGGTCCCGTGGTTCTTCCTTTACTACTTCACCTTCCGCTTCCTGATTAACCGTTTCGATTTTGCGACCCCGGGCCGGGAGAAAGAGGCCGTGGCGGAAACCGCGCTTCCTCAAAGCGAACGGGCGCAGGCGATTATTGAAGGCCTGGGCGGCAGGGATAACCTGGATGAGGTGGACTGCTGCGCCACGCGTTTACGCGTGACGGTGAAAGACGGCGGCAAGGTGAATGAAGCCATGCTCAAAGCGACCGGCGCCCGCGGCGTGATCCTGCGGGGCAATGGGGTACAGGTTATTTACGGCCCGCATGTCACCATTATCAAAAATGAAGTTGAAGAGATTTTATCGTAA